One Rossellomorea aquimaris DNA window includes the following coding sequences:
- a CDS encoding DUF5082 family protein, protein MSYLSYLSSQLTEKKEQLIRLKNAYSSVSQLQGEFLRHQTSINHPELTSSTWQGTLARKFIEVRDDVLFSYKDISQTQMDTAIMSIEDKITSIRSQIQSLEISIVNEQERIERELRREEGM, encoded by the coding sequence TTGTCCTATTTATCCTATTTGTCTTCACAATTAACTGAAAAAAAAGAACAGCTCATCCGACTAAAGAATGCCTATTCTTCCGTCAGTCAGCTTCAGGGAGAATTTCTCCGGCATCAAACGAGCATTAATCATCCTGAGCTTACTTCTTCCACTTGGCAGGGGACATTAGCCAGAAAATTTATCGAAGTCCGCGACGATGTTTTATTTTCCTATAAAGATATTTCACAAACCCAGATGGATACTGCCATCATGAGCATTGAAGATAAAATCACCTCCATCCGTTCACAGATTCAATCATTGGAAATAAGTATCGTAAACGAACAAGAGCGTATCGAGAGAGAACTCAGAAGGGAGGAAGGAATGTGA
- a CDS encoding DUF5344 family protein has protein sequence MSQDIKLRFSDINEALAGIQAASESFETSLIKDIAASNHLDVVRRLNELNELFEEVANVYKSVLTENNQSASKAIEDFKEVDHTISASIMSR, from the coding sequence GTGAGTCAGGATATTAAGCTGCGTTTCTCCGATATCAATGAAGCACTGGCAGGCATACAAGCTGCCTCTGAATCATTTGAAACATCCCTTATAAAAGACATCGCCGCCTCTAATCACTTGGATGTTGTCAGGAGATTGAATGAATTAAATGAGCTATTTGAAGAAGTAGCAAACGTATATAAAAGCGTATTAACCGAAAACAATCAATCTGCAAGCAAAGCCATTGAAGACTTTAAAGAAGTGGATCACACGATCTCGGCTTCCATCATGTCACGCTAA